A section of the Drosophila sechellia strain sech25 chromosome 3L, ASM438219v1, whole genome shotgun sequence genome encodes:
- the LOC116801299 gene encoding uncharacterized protein LOC116801299, with amino-acid sequence MPDIIWSEFSVTQLKKWLEALGRQTSGTKAELIVRLQAISPETRGDSPPNNGSATEEVEELDGAAAWPKQKEPQGGDTRAIPFDEQSLLSESLENLDLDQLSLVDTERATLKKLRDEIEANMAVLQRIQADIDDANKSKSAQARQINDVIENNSNGDRDNVNICANSTDANVYSIDAKVNSTKVTIAADNIDMGHTSVGKETAGSVVQHQSRIVNKLLESPATSLALAKEVTMEFDGSLCARNWVTQFQNIGKIYNLDDGCMHMLLIAKLKGDAQRWLHASATRILESTDQLCEQLILTFEVKMSKGELRNAFQKREWHPDEKFAVYFEDKVMLANDINIDLEELLENIIEGIPAPALRNQARIQCFSEPMQILRAFSEVRLPKHKTGSGSAKRLAGGGATNKDLRCANCNSKGHFARECLKPKREPGSCYACGAFGHFVGQCAERKSANINNYNAS; translated from the exons ATGCCTGACATTATATGGAGTGAATTCTCAGTGACCCAACTAAAGAAGTGGTTGGAAGCTCTGGGACGCCAGACTTCCGGCACAAAAGCGGAATTAATAGTGCGTCTGCAGGCCATTTCCCCAGAAACGCGTGGCGATTCACCGCCAAATAACGGATCAGCAACAGAAGAGGTGGAGGAATTGGATGGAGCTGCAGCCTGGCCAAAGCAGAAGGAGCCACAGGGTGGAGACACGCGCGCGATCCCGTTCGACGAGCAGTCATTGCTGTCAGAATCTTTGGAGAACCTCGACCTGGATCAGCTATCGTTGGTGGATACAGAGAGAGCCACTCTAAAAAAGCTTCGGGACGAGATAGAGGCAAACATGGCTGTGCTGCAGAGGATCCAAGCGGATATCGACGACGCAAACAAGAGCAAGTCTGCTCAAGCTCGCCAGATCAATGACGTCATcgagaacaacagcaacggaGACCGCGACAATGTTAACATATGCGCTAACAGCACCGACGCCAATGTTTACAGCATCGACGCCAAGGTTAACAGCACCAAGGTGACTATCGCCGCCGACAACATCGATATGGGACATACCAGTGTTGGAAAAGAAACCGCTGGTAGTGTTGTTCAGCACCAGAGTCGAATTGTAAACAAGCTTCTGGAATCTCCTGCAACATCCCTTGCCTTGGCTAAAGAGGTAACGATGGAGTTTGACGGCAGCTTATGTGCGCGCAACTGGGTCACGCAGTTTCAGAACATCGgaaaaatttacaatttggacGACGGATGCATGCACATGCTGCTAATTGCCAAACTAAAAGGAGACGCACAGCGCTGGCTGCACGCAAGCGCCACACGCATCCTAGAATCTACCGACCAGCTGTGCGAACAGTTAATCTTGACATTCGAGGTCAAGATGTCAAAAGGGGAACTGAGGAATGCATTTCAAAAACGCGAATGGCATCCGGATGAGAAATTTGCTGTTTACTTCGAGGACAAGGTGATGCTGGCCAACGACATCAACATCGATCTAGAGGAGCTTCTGGAAAACATCATTGAGGGAATCCCAGCACCAGCGTTGCGCAACCAGGCGCGCATACAGTGTTTCTCCGAGCCGATGCAAATTCTACGGGCTTTCTCGGAAGTCCGCCTGCCGAAGCACAAAACAGGGAGCGGTTCAGCAAAGCGCCTTGCTGGAGGAGGTGCAACCAATAAGGACTTACGATGTGCCAATTGCAACTCCAAAGGGCACTTCGCCAGGGAGTGTCTCAAGCCAAAGAGGGAGCCCGGATCCTGCTATGCCTGTGGGGCATTTGGACACTTCGTCGGACAATGCGCGGAGCGCAAGAGCGCCAATATCAACAATTAT AATGCCTCATAG
- the LOC6606119 gene encoding uncharacterized protein LOC6606119, translating into MADQFSVLCQILIFLAAAQPSIGGHFEYVLDDESVFSECFDMPPGYANISGLFDVSTINFEMGPEGVHVDGYATSSWDIQPTDRIEGQLNVFHMDRGTWQPTVLNMVSRDFCKTFFDPNQYWYNIFPKHIINRDEARQKCLNYKGTVYFMEPYTLQMHFGLGLTLPSGRNRMVFNLVAIDENNVKRPNGICFEIEGDFFKIE; encoded by the exons ATGGCTGATCAATTTTCGGTGCTGTgtcaaatattaatttttctagCCGCTGCACAGCCTTCGATTGGAGGTCACTTCGAGTATGTTTTGGATGACGAATCAGTGTTTTCGGAATGTTTTGATATGCCGCCTGGATATGCGAATATAAGCGGGCTGTTTGATGTTTCAACAATTAACTTTGAAATGGGGCCAGAAGGAGTTCACGTCGACGGATACGCAACCTCCTCGTGGGATATACAACCAACGGATCGCATTGAGGGTCAATTAAATGTCTTTCATATGGACCGTGGTACTTGGCAACCGACGGTACTAAATATGGTGTCCAGAGATTTttgcaaaacattttttgatCCCAATCAATATTGGTACAATATTTTTCCAAAACATATTATAAACAGGGACGAGGCTCGACAAAAATGTCTAAACTATAAAGGA ACTGTTTACTTCATGGAACCATATACCTTACAAATGCATTTTGGATTAGGTTTGACGCTTCCTTCTGGAAGAAATCGAATGGTGTTCAATTTGGTAGCAATTGATGAGAATAATGTTAAGCGACCAAATGGAATTTGCTTTGAGATAGAAGGGGATTTTTTTAAAATCGAATAA